The region CCTGACACATACTTGACATGACAGGAACATTCAGGTCATTTGACTTAAGGAGTTCTTGCAACATCAGGTATATCTCTGGTAACAGGAGGAGTCCCTTCCTCTGCTGTTCAGGACAAGCAAGATTGCAGCACCAGAGCATTGCACAGCCtagttttaaaataaactgtaaactgtagaAACAGAAGTTGGAAAGATTGCTTTGGTGAATTTAGGCTTATGTAGGCTATAGGTGAAATGTAAAGATCATTCAGTGAGTATTGAAACACCTGAACaactgtattgtatttgtattgtatcaATCTAAACGTTTGAGGTGTACTGTCCAATAAGTACAAACTGAAACACTCATTGCTCTCACTGTTTCCACTTTAGAAAACTCAACTTTCTAATTAGAGAAGAGAAGGTGTTTGGTTTAATATCACATAAGCAATGTTTCCATATCCCAGCTACTTAAGGCCATTTATCGAATAAAGTAGACTTGAAGAAccaccaaaataaaaatctgcaCTTTATAGCAACATTTTTACAACAGGATCTTTGTTAGAGACTGTTTCTGATTTTGATCTACCGATTGTTTTGCAAAATACAATAAGACCAGAACATTATGAACGAGAGTGCTCTGTTGTTGGGACACAAGTGTCCTAAAATCTTGTCAAACTGAGCTTTTGTCATTCCTCTGTCATAGGAGATTGTTGTCTCGTCTTcttagagggagaaaaaaaaatcacatgcaCAAGGCCATAACTATATATTTGGCTTGGTGGGCAGCAGACAGGGAAAGATTTGTGTAATTTGCGCTTTAGTCTAATATcaggattttctttctttcttggcCTCACTAGAGGATGTTGGCTCTGCTTTTACAGAGTATTTTTCAATGTGCTACCACAtattctgtttctcttcatctgcTTTTGCTTTCAACCTCCTTTCACCGTCATTCATGGCTGTGTCCTGGCTGTGTTACAGGTACACCAGAAGCAGGGGCAGCCAGCCGGGCGATCTGAGTGTTTCCTGGCTTTGATGCGACCCGAGTGTGCCTGGAGCATGTCCACAGTGGGCCTGACTGCCCAGGAGATCTCTTTTCCCATAGAAAACCCCTTCCTGGGGGGCAGCTACTGTCACAGCATGGCTGGATCCAAACCGTCTTGGAGCTATCACCATGAGCTGGACAAGTGAGTGTTCAGGTGACAGGACTAGCAGTCCGTTTTACAAATCTGCATGACATGCTGACGTTTTATAGTTCAGGTCAGTCTGAGACTTCTTGTAAAGTACGATCAAATGTTATGTGGCTTTTGAAACTGGTACtaatcaaatgtttcttttttaacagcTTCTACTTCAGTATGgacactgcacacacagatcacagcTCTCGTGCCCAGCAAAAGGGGCCACCTCCACCGTCTCTAAGTTATGAAAGTAAGTGCATGATCAGTCATCTGCCCAGTGCAGGCCTTCTGAAATACACAAATTCTGCATTGCATGTGTTGTGCCTTTGAATCATCTGCTACATATTGGATATAGTAAGTGGTTTTCCAGAAACATAGAGAAAGCTAGTAGTCAAcaggagtcttttttttttacaggataCAACAAAGTTGTAGTAGTAAATTACCAACCATTTAATACCGTGCCATTAATGTGATgcttatttttttcatttttcctctctgacagAACATAAATACAGTCCCAGCTCACAGAGATTGCCCCCAAAGAAATCCCGGCCCTCCCATCTTTCCCTGTCCTGCAGTGCTGAACCATCCACCCCAAGTCCTGCTGATGACGACCAGGTGGTACCCTCATTCCAGAGGCTCTCTGTTTACGAGTGCAGCAGTCCACCACAGACGCCAGGCAGATGCTCCAAGCCTCTGCCCCCCATCCCTCCACAAACAGACATCTCCCCTGAGCAGGCTATGGACAATGAGGTAGAATTTTTCACGAGTTCGGACGACAGCTGCTGCCTGGTGTCTGATCAGTGTCCCAAATCGTCTCCCTTTCGATATGGAGTCCCCAGTCGAAGGAGCTTCAGGGACTGCGGGCAGATTAACTATGCTTACTATGACGGTCCTTTAGGACCGCAAAGCCCAAGGCCCTCCCAACAACAGCATCAGGCACATCCTCCACAGGAAGTGCGGGAACAGCatgagcagcagcaacaggaacCACCTGAGTCAGTGGTCTGTCAGAGACAGCAGGATAAGGCTCAGAGGAAGCTGCGGCGCTCGCATTCTGGCCCAGCTGGATCCTTTAACAAGCCCTCGCTGCTGCGCCTCACGTGCCACAAACGCCACACCCACAGTATGGATAAGCCCGAGGTGCCACCCCCTATCCCTCCAAGAACGATCAAGACAGGAGACTACCGCCGCTGGTCAGCTGAGGTCTC is a window of Enoplosus armatus isolate fEnoArm2 chromosome 3, fEnoArm2.hap1, whole genome shotgun sequence DNA encoding:
- the errfi1a gene encoding ERBB receptor feedback inhibitor 1a isoform X1; this translates as MRPECAWSMSTVGLTAQEISFPIENPFLGGSYCHSMAGSKPSWSYHHELDNFYFSMDTAHTDHSSRAQQKGPPPPSLSYEKHKYSPSSQRLPPKKSRPSHLSLSCSAEPSTPSPADDDQVVPSFQRLSVYECSSPPQTPGRCSKPLPPIPPQTDISPEQAMDNEVEFFTSSDDSCCLVSDQCPKSSPFRYGVPSRRSFRDCGQINYAYYDGPLGPQSPRPSQQQHQAHPPQEVREQHEQQQQEPPESVVCQRQQDKAQRKLRRSHSGPAGSFNKPSLLRLTCHKRHTHSMDKPEVPPPIPPRTIKTGDYRRWSAEVSSGAYSDEDKPPKVPPREPFSRGSSRTPSPKSLPTYINGVMPPTQSFAPNPKYVSCRGLQRQNSEGSPCILPVMENGKKASTTHYYLLPQRPAFVDSPCVEKFLRVMDSPAARNTDVSDSDWDCHTKRKAHVDLV
- the errfi1a gene encoding ERBB receptor feedback inhibitor 1a isoform X2 — encoded protein: MDTAHTDHSSRAQQKGPPPPSLSYEKHKYSPSSQRLPPKKSRPSHLSLSCSAEPSTPSPADDDQVVPSFQRLSVYECSSPPQTPGRCSKPLPPIPPQTDISPEQAMDNEVEFFTSSDDSCCLVSDQCPKSSPFRYGVPSRRSFRDCGQINYAYYDGPLGPQSPRPSQQQHQAHPPQEVREQHEQQQQEPPESVVCQRQQDKAQRKLRRSHSGPAGSFNKPSLLRLTCHKRHTHSMDKPEVPPPIPPRTIKTGDYRRWSAEVSSGAYSDEDKPPKVPPREPFSRGSSRTPSPKSLPTYINGVMPPTQSFAPNPKYVSCRGLQRQNSEGSPCILPVMENGKKASTTHYYLLPQRPAFVDSPCVEKFLRVMDSPAARNTDVSDSDWDCHTKRKAHVDLV